A genomic region of Arachis stenosperma cultivar V10309 chromosome 9, arast.V10309.gnm1.PFL2, whole genome shotgun sequence contains the following coding sequences:
- the LOC130950007 gene encoding uncharacterized protein LOC130950007, whose translation MSSRGSERGIRRGNPVVEPKQGRRGGNSSASTSNISRYYRSITLTDFLKNGPPRFNGNANALEADQWFREVERFLYTQHISEVQSVEIVIHMLEGDAQNWWQELCHTLQVELMDVPWHRFKTEFYGRYFLHAFRIAKELELMQLKQKDMSVADYTREFDNLCRFSKTCQENPADYEEWKCAQYEKGLRRDIFNYDIHKS comes from the coding sequence ATGTCGTCTCGTGGATCCGAACGAGGTATACGGAGAGGAAATCCCGTGGTTGAACCAAAGCAAGGACGTCGAGGTGGAAACTCTAGTGCTAGTACGAGTAACATAAGTCGATACTATAGGTCAATTACCCTTACTGACTTCCTCAAGAATGGTCCACCTCGGTTTAACGGAAACGCCAATGCCCTGGAGGCTGATCAGTGGTTTCGAGAAGTAGAGAGGTTTTTGTACACTCAGCACATTTCTGAAGTACAGTCAGTAGAGATAGTGATTCATATGTTGGAGGGAGATGCTCAGAATTGGTGGCAAGAATTGTGTCATACCTTGCAGGTGGAGTTAATGGATGTCCCTTGGCATAGATTCAAGACAGAGTTTTATGGGAGATATTTCTTGCATGCGTTTCGCATTGCAAAGGAATTGGAATTAATGCAGCTGAAGCAAAAGGATATGTCCGTTGCCGACTATACCCGTGAATTCGACAATCTGTGCCGTTTCTCAAAAACTTGTCAAGAAAATCCAGCCGattatgaggaatggaagtgtgctCAGTATGAGAAAGGACTAAGGAGAGATATCTTTAATTACGATATCCACAAAAGCTAA